A stretch of DNA from Campylobacter iguaniorum:
ACAAAGCTTCAAGCCTTTTCTTTCAAGATACTCCGATCCTAAAACTGGATGCCTTTTCACAACGGCATATTCATCTTCTGTTAAGTGTCCGCTCTTACTTATCAAATTACCAACTGACATTAGCCCAACATTGGCGTAATATCCTGCTAAATAGTATTGAGGTTCCTCTATACCAAGAGCCTTACCGATCATAGTGCTAATTATTCCAGTTTGATTGATTTTATCGTGTAAATAAGGTTTATAAAGTTTGAGCATTACAATAAAATCATCTAAGAACTTCTTTTCAAACGCTATATCTATCTCTTTATTTATATCTTTCATATTTCTCCTCCTAAATAGATTAATAGTTTTCGTACTCTTCTTCCATTCTATATTTTTCTCTTGTATTTACATACCCTTTATAAAAAACAGTCAAGTAAGGAAAAAATGCAAATATTAACATTGAGAAAAATATTTCATTTGCCGTATCTCCAAGTGCAGGAATTACAAAACGATAATAGTAGTTGTATATC
This window harbors:
- a CDS encoding HD-GYP domain-containing protein, which gives rise to MKDINKEIDIAFEKKFLDDFIVMLKLYKPYLHDKINQTGIISTMIGKALGIEEPQYYLAGYYANVGLMSVGNLISKSGHLTEDEYAVVKRHPVLGSEYLERKGLKLCADYTYFHHEMPDGSGYFKESNYPKEAAYINIADVFQGCVTPKPYRPPLTIREAIKATLDDYRSYIMIDQNEVAEIEKVLRAFYETL